The nucleotide sequence TCCTTGTGACCTGTACGCTGGTCTTAATGGTTATTTTCTCTATGTGCTGCTTTTCTCCTAATTGGAaagcttttcttgttttccaagtTTCCTGGATGCCATTAAATTTGCTAAAAAGGGAGAGTTTGATGCCTATGTTGCTGTTGGAGGTGGGTCTGTAATAGACACTTGTAAAGCTGCCAACCTGTATGCGTCCAGCCCTACATCAGACTTCCTGGATTACGTCAATGCTCCTATTGGGAAAGGGAAGCCTGTCACTGTGCCCCTCAAGCCACTCATTGCAGGTAAAGCAGGAGGGGGTGGAGAGTGAGAGCTAGGAGAAGGGGACTCGTTCTACACTCTGTATGATATTTCTACTGAAATCAGTTTACCACAACTCATTCACTTTCCTGTGGGCTTACTTGTCCTCTAGTATGTAGTCAGCAGCAATTTTGCTGTTTACTTCAGTGGAAGTAAAATCACAGTTTTTGTCGTTAGTTAGTCTCGTTTAGCTGAGTTTGACTCCTTTTACTGAGAAAAGAGATCAAAGTGGCAGTTTCTCTTTGACCTGTTGGCTCCGGATTAGGGATACCTCTGAGATTTCCTGGATCTTCTATTTTTGGTGGCATTActattatgtttttatttagttAGTTTGCAATATTATGCATTACTTACTATTTGTTGTTATCCCCATTCTTCCTTTTAAGTTCCTACGACAGCTGGAACTGGAAGTGAAACCACTGGTGTTGCCATTTTTGACTTCAAAGAACTAAAAGTAAAAACTGgtgaggtggtttggttttttttgtctgctatTCAAGACAATTGCTTTTCCAATATCTTCATTATTTCCCTGCCTTGAAAGAAGGGGATACTGCATGTCATTTCAGGTGTCATTTTGTTTGATTCAACTGCCACAGGCGAATTTGAAGAGCTTAAAGGTTTCCTCCTTAAATTAAATTTATGGCATATTAACATAATGAAATACCTATGTAATACAGTGGATTATAGTTTGAAGACAAAACAGGAAACTAAAATCTTTCAAGTCCTTAAATGGCAGAAAATGTTAATTGCAAAGGAAATTTCTACTTGCATTCAGGGTCAACCAACTGTTCCTTATTTCCgttggatttttctttctgcttttaagacttctgtttctttgttgtgTAATTGCAACCATATGTTCCTTTTCCTGACTTTTGAAACCTCAGGCCTGAGATGCTGTGCAAGTGAGGGGCACTGTCTTCCTTTGGCCTTTTCATCCCTGGCAAATAAAGATTAAGGCTAAAATGTCATCTTAAGCTTCATAGCTGTTTTGAGGTTTTACTTCTAAATAATGTGGATTTGATACGCTACACAGTCTACAGTACTTGGGACCCAAAAGGTGTGCTAAGGGGTTCTGACCATAGCTCAAGAGTTTTCTAGTCTCTACGTAGTCAATcagtctgtgtctgtctgtctgtctgtttgtctgtctgtctctctcaaaGCTACATCTGTGTCCCCTTAACCAAAATTTGAAGGCATGGTTATTACAGATGCTGAAGCAGCAATTAGCAATAGCAATTGATTGTAGACACAAATCAGTCTTGCCCTTCGATTGTTCACAAAAGGTACAAATCTAAGAATACTGTTGCAGATGCCATTCAGCACAGAAATTTCAAAAGTATAGGCTGCTCAGGGAGGCTTACAGGTGGAGAGAGAACATTGTCTGGTATGATGCACTTCAGGCAAAAGTCTCAAATCATGTAACTCTCTTACAGGGACTTCGTCATCAATAAGACTTGCATTCATAGATACTTCttactcttctttctctctctgcttttatCTTCATAGTTTCGAATCATTTCCCCTCATTATTGTTATGTTTTGAACATTAAGCTTGTCTTGTCCTATTTTGTTGCAAAAAATCTTTAACTCATTTTCCTCATTTACATATTGCAGGTATTGCTTCAAGAGCCATTAAGCCAACATTAGGCATCATTGATCCTTTACACACACTGTCTATGCCTGAGCGAATAGTGGCCAACAGTGGCTTTGATGTGCTTTGGTGAGTTTTCTGTGTAGGTTGCTGCTTGAATTTATTACAATTTTGTGTCCTTACTATGATGACtgcagaaaaaatgtattttaggagCAGGAAAGGatgatcttttttcttcctttcctgttgtTAAGGTGGTCTCTGTTATACTTTCCTCTTACTTAATTTCACTACCTCCCTGAGAATGTATGGAAACAAATCACTCGTTTGCAGAAATTGTAATGTTTTTGCAGTGCACTGGAGAAACCATTTACTTCCAGGATGGTTGTTGTCAGGGAAGACAGTCCAGGTGTCCTTTTTTAAGAAATCATATAGATGATTAATCACAATTGTGACAGCATTTAGCATGTCTCACTGACATGGCAGGGAATAGAGAACAAGGATTTTCTAATAAAAGCCATGATGTGTCAACAAAAATTTGTGAAGGCTTGTGGGATGCTGGCAGGTCTCAGCCCAATTACGACCATCCTCAGAACCTCTCTCATAATTTGCTTTTCACTTGGCacaaaattttcttcatcttaaacCCACAGCTTTTAACTGCACAAAACGCATGGAAGTTTCTATTTGGAGGGCCAGAGCTTACTTTGCTTTTGGGTGCTGTGTATATTGAAGTAATAGATGTATAATGAAACTGTGATTTCTCAAGCTTGGTGAAGTGTCTTGAACTGCCATGTCTGTAATGGAATTGAGGCATTTTTTCATAAATGGAAATGGTTTGTCTGTAGTTTTGTACATCTAAATGTTGCAATGTAGGTGGTGCCCCTTTCTTTATGTTGTCAGATTCACGAGTATCTGGGAGATGCAACTGTTGGCAGTTCTGCTTAGCTTAAATATACTCCTCATTTTTTAAAGGTCAATACTTCTAAAAGAAAGGTAGCTTACAATGCTTCCAGTGCTAAAGCCTCTTACTGTTCCTGTCCTACAGAAAGGAAGTGCACCCATTGCAGATGTACAGTGCTCTTCAGTGAAAACCATTACACCCTAGGATGGCAGTTCATCCAATCTAACTTTAAGCAAGGTGTGAGCTGATAGATTGTGGATGTGTTTGGATTGCCTTCTATGTGTTTGTTGGAAAGTGAAGGGCTCTGGAGGTGCCCGCCCACCATTCTCCCAGTTGTGTATGAGATTGTGTTTCTATTTTTGGCAACTGTTAAACACCGGAAGTAAATAAGAAGAACCTGCATTCAAGGGACAGCAGGGCAGTAAAATGGAGCTCTCCCacttaaataatgcatttttaaatctttcttttagcCATGCTCTAGAATCGTACACGGCTCTTCCTTACAACATGCGCAGTCCCTGCCCTTCAAATCCAATCAACCGACCAGCTTACCAAGGCAGCAATCCCATCAGTGATGTCTGGGCTGTTCATGCTCTGCGCATTGTGGctaaatatttgaaaaggtaATGGGTTTAACAGGCACCTCCCTCACAGTATGTTCAGTCTTCAGTGCCCAAAAAGGGATGCTTAGAAGAATTTGAATTTTAGGGAAATAAAATAAGGGAAACTACTACATTAAACCTTCATTTTCTACCCTGGATTTCtcttaaataaagcaaaaaatttttcaaataaaattgaaagTAAAATTAGGGTTACTAGGTTGTCTTGAGGAGGTAGCTTTTTAGTGCCTCTGTGAATCTTATAAAATAAGTCCTCAGTAAAAGGTATTTCAAGCTGCTCAGTTAATATTATGGGAGCAGCATTCACATATTTTTTCAAGAATCCTCTTTCTGTGACAGTATAAGGGAAATACGTAACAATATGAACAAAATACTGCCGGTGTAATTTCTATGACCTTGAGTGTAAATTAAGATACTTATACATCCATCAAGAAGGTAACCACATGCACTTATGAATGTGCAAAATTATGCATTTACTGAAAACTAGTTCATACTTATAACAGCTTCAATTTAGATTAAGTTTTGACTTAACTAGGAGTGCATTTTGATCCCTACCAATAAAGTTTTAGCCTGTATATAGCTTTTGTATACCATGTGCACTTCTATTAAAGAtcaatgtgggggtttttgtaaAAGACTCTTTACAGTACCTAGCTAGTCAAAGTAGTTGTTTATTGTTCCTGTGGAATCTGTTCATGAGACTTTTTCTCCATGTTGTCAAACTACACAAGCAGTCTGATGGATAGGAAGGCAAGGAACCCTGTCCTCTTCCCACACAGATGATGGAATCCAGACCACTAATGAGATGGTGAGAAAGCTGGAGTGATCTTGGAGCCATACATAGGATTGCCAAAGCTCCTAAGTAGAATTGTTTAAACCACCACTGAGGTGAATATGGCCAAATTCACTCTGTTTATTCAGGTTTTAGAAAAGTGAAAGGAAACTTGCCCTTCACTCAACTGGTTTGGTCTACTTGCCGATCCAGAAGCAGGATTACTCTCTGACTGAAGTGTGAATTGATCCTATTTCTAGCATTTTTATCTCAGCTCATCTTAGAGGTTTTTATATATCTGTCCATAAAGaagccctctctcccttttctatCCTGAATTACCAATCCACTTGTGAAGTCACTGATACTGTTGTCTCCATGGTGCACAGAGCCATCAGAAACCCTGAAGACTGTGAAGCAAGAGCCAACATGCACCTAGCAAGTGCTTTTGCTGGTATTGGCTTTGGCAATGCTGGTGTCCATCTCTGGTGAGTACAGGAACATATTAACCTCATCTGAGGTCAGCTTCTAGCCAGTCTTTGTTTCAGGTTGTCAAAGACATCACTGCCTTTGTTGCTGAATATATAGTAAGACATTGTAGCCTGGCCTGTGATGCAGGGGGAGCCGTGTGTTGTGAGAAATTGATGGGGTCTTGGCATTTATATGTATGAGGATTGTGTATTCTGGCTTGTGATACTCAAATCCAGTCATGTGAAAAATACAAATCATGACCTGCTTTACCTTCTTT is from Accipiter gentilis chromosome 2, bAccGen1.1, whole genome shotgun sequence and encodes:
- the ADHFE1 gene encoding hydroxyacid-oxoacid transhydrogenase, mitochondrial isoform X2, yielding MAISNIRYGEGVTKEIGMDLQNLGARRVCLMTDKNLSQLPPVNAVLNSLAKYSINFQMYDNVRVEPTDQSFLDAIKFAKKGEFDAYVAVGGGSVIDTCKAANLYASSPTSDFLDYVNAPIGKGKPVTVPLKPLIAVPTTAGTGSETTGVAIFDFKELKVKTGIASRAIKPTLGIIDPLHTLSMPERIVANSGFDVLCHALESYTALPYNMRSPCPSNPINRPAYQGSNPISDVWAVHALRIVAKYLKRAIRNPEDCEARANMHLASAFAGIGFGNAGVHLCHGMSYPISGLVKTYKPKDYNVDHSLVPHGLSVVLTSPAVFAFTAQIHPERHLEAAEILGADIRTARIKDAGFILADTLRKFLFDLNVDDGLAAIGYSKADIPALVKGTLPQERVTKLSPRPQTEEDLSALFEASMKLY